Proteins encoded within one genomic window of Clupea harengus chromosome 10, Ch_v2.0.2, whole genome shotgun sequence:
- the borcs8 gene encoding BLOC-1-related complex subunit 8 isoform X1, whose translation MDDQEMQLKVKRVTDKFTESMYVLANEPSVALYRLQEHVRRSLPELVQHKSDMQSWEEQSQGAIYSVEYACSAVKSMTNSSLYFKSIDGLLRQAISMKDQINNTQGRRKRTVETAVSKEVGEKHGSGM comes from the exons ATGGATGACCAGGAAATGCAGCTTAAAGTTAAAAGAG TGACCGATAAATTCACGGAAAGTATGTACGTTTTGGCCAACGAACCGTCAGTTGCGCTGTACAGATTACAGGAGCATGTCAGGAGGTCACTTCCAGAGTTAGTACAACACAAA TCAGATATGCAAAGCTGGGAAGAGCAAAGTCAAGGGGCCATTTATTCAGTGGAGTATGCATGCAG CGCTGTTAAAAGCATGACCAACAGCAGTCTCTACTTCAAAAGCATAGATGGATTGCTTCGTCAGGCCATCTCTATGAAAGACCAGATCAACAATACCCAAGGCCGCAG GAAAAGAACGGTGGAGACTGCGGTGTCAAAAGAAGTGGGGGAGAAGCACGGTTCTGGAATGTGA
- the borcs8 gene encoding BLOC-1-related complex subunit 8 isoform X2, with translation MDDQEMQLKVKRVTDKFTESMYVLANEPSVALYRLQEHVRRSLPELVQHKSDMQSWEEQSQGAIYSVEYACSAVKSMTNSSLYFKSIDGLLRQAISMKDQINNTQGRSDVNPTTPPLDPCPSSAS, from the exons ATGGATGACCAGGAAATGCAGCTTAAAGTTAAAAGAG TGACCGATAAATTCACGGAAAGTATGTACGTTTTGGCCAACGAACCGTCAGTTGCGCTGTACAGATTACAGGAGCATGTCAGGAGGTCACTTCCAGAGTTAGTACAACACAAA TCAGATATGCAAAGCTGGGAAGAGCAAAGTCAAGGGGCCATTTATTCAGTGGAGTATGCATGCAG CGCTGTTAAAAGCATGACCAACAGCAGTCTCTACTTCAAAAGCATAGATGGATTGCTTCGTCAGGCCATCTCTATGAAAGACCAGATCAACAATACCCAAGGCCGCAG TGATGTGAACCCCACTACACCCCCCCTTGACCCTTGCCCATCCTCTGCCTCCTGA
- the tmem221 gene encoding transmembrane protein 221, with amino-acid sequence MTYTYSQRSLMVLALLGVLSAIMSLLSALLIFQLQSQQTSVRESTSSVVPVEVSLVLLPVSTVLTALSLTLNLSSVVVCLLHSYFTAEICRGDEDTERADWFLLDSRAVRHVAIGLFCLGVSIYLAALSIYMLLVFENETGIASVCVLCSGILVLLIIVAHSLARAARTARQYQSEHPHTMYQNEPEISPGAHPPEPGHEDKTRGQRSQAGLQRQLSYPPCPNVRQKQQQYAPSSGVPSHTSEKESYSGSGGAPRMHRTLSAESGLLQSPSKPWNGINSEMRTVLARKSGAIGKDSTLV; translated from the exons ATGACTTACACGTATAGCCAACGATCTTTAATGGTACTTGCTTTATTAGGGGTTCTGTCTGCAATTATGTCCTTGCTATCAGCCCTCTTGATTTTCCAACTTCAATCACAACAAACGAGTGTCAGGGAATCTACATCGTCTGTCGTTCCCGTTGAAGTTTCACTTGTTCTCTTGCCAGTTTCAACAGTTCTTACTGCTTTGTCTTTGACACTAAACCTGAGTTCTGTAGTGGTATGCCTCCTGCATAGCTATTTCACCGCCGAGATTTGCAGAGGGGATGAAGACACGGAGAG AGCTGACTGGTTTCTATTGGACAGTAGAGCTGTGCGGCATGTGGCCATAGGTTTATTCTGTCTCggtgtgtctatctatctagcaG CCTTGTCCATCTACATGCTCTTAGTGTTTGAGAATGAGACGGGCATCGCCAGCGTGTGCGTCCTGTGCTCTGGAATCCTTGTGCTGTTGATCATAGTGGCACACTCCCTGGCACGAGCTGCCCGCACCGCCCGGCAGTACCAGAGCGAGCACCCCCACACCATGTACCAGAACGAGCCTGAGATCAGCCCCGGTGCCCACCCTCCTGAGCCTGGCCACGAGGACAAAACCAGGGGCCAGCGCAGCCAAGCCGGCCTGCAGCGCCAGCTGTCCTACCCTCCCTGCCCTAACGTGagacagaagcagcagcagtacGCTCCGTCCAGTGGGGTGCCCAGCCATACCAGCGAGAAGGAGAGCTACAGTGGCAGCGGAGGAGCCCCGCGCATGCACCGGACCCTGTCGGCTGAGTCCGGCCTGCTCCAGTCCCCGTCCAAGCCCTGGAATGGCATCAACAGTGAGATGAGGACTGTGCTGGCGCGGAAGTCAGGTGCCATCGGCAAGGACTCCACTCTAGTATGA